The following DNA comes from Irregularibacter muris.
TTATAATGAGAAAGGATGGGAATATGCTAAACCACCAAGGGACAATTCAATTGGAAACAAAAAGATTATTACTTAGACGATTTACCATGGATGATGGAGAAGATATGTTTAATCACTGGGCTGGGGATTATGATATATGTAAATATATGAGATGGCAGGCTCATAGGAGTGTAGAGGAAACCAAGGATGTAATAAATAGCTGGATTTTTTCCTATGATGAATCCCCCTTTTATTTATGGGCCATTGAATTTAAGGAAACCCAAGAACTTATAGGCTCTATTAGTCTGTTTGTAATCAATGAAAATGACCTTTGTGGAGATGTTGGTTACTGTGTAGGGAAAAGATACTGGGGGCAAGGAATTGCCACTGAGGCCCTTAAGACAGTATTAGATTTTGCTTTTATGAATATTGGCTTCAATCGTATAGAAACCTATCATTCTACTAGCAATCCTGCATCAGGTCGAGTCATGCAAAAATGTGGAATGATCTTTGAAGGCCTTGCAAGACAAAAGTATAAAAGTATTATTGGCTTTGAAAATAGTAATATGTATGCCTTGTTGAAGGAAGATTACATAAATAATCTATGTCATAAGGTATAGGTTAAAAACACAAGTAAAGGATTGTTTTGTAAAGTTTTATATTGAATATGGGGTGCAAATGATGATAAGAGCCTTAAAAAAAGATGATTTTCAACAACTTAGAGTTTTATATGAGCAAATTCAAGATATTCATGTTAAAAATAGGTCTGATGTATATAAGGATATCAATCCCCTTAATCATGAATATTTTCAATTTTTACTCTCAGACAAAAACACATTAACTACTGTTTATGAAGAGGATAGTAAACTCATTGGATTCTGTGTAGTTACCATAAAGGAAATTAAAGACCATCCTGTTATGCAAGATAGAAAGACAGCATTTATGGAAGGATTATGTGTACAAGAAAACTATAGATGCCAGGGGATCGGTAAACAGTTGTTTGAAGATATAAAAGGTAGACTAAAGGAAAAAGATATAAGTAAGCTAGAATTAATGGTTTGGAATTTTAACGAAAGTGCAATTAATTTTTATAAAAATGAAGGAATGAAAACCAGAAGTGAAATTATGGAATTATCTCTGTAGATAAATATAAAATAAAGAAAGGAGATAAAAACTATGAAAATTAATAAGGGGACAAAAGTTGGGATCATAATTGAAATTATCGCAATTATTATCATGCTTCTTCTAGCCTTATTTAATAAGACTGTTCCATCGATAATAGTGTGGA
Coding sequences within:
- a CDS encoding GNAT family N-acetyltransferase gives rise to the protein MRKDGNMLNHQGTIQLETKRLLLRRFTMDDGEDMFNHWAGDYDICKYMRWQAHRSVEETKDVINSWIFSYDESPFYLWAIEFKETQELIGSISLFVINENDLCGDVGYCVGKRYWGQGIATEALKTVLDFAFMNIGFNRIETYHSTSNPASGRVMQKCGMIFEGLARQKYKSIIGFENSNMYALLKEDYINNLCHKV
- a CDS encoding GNAT family N-acetyltransferase; this encodes MIRALKKDDFQQLRVLYEQIQDIHVKNRSDVYKDINPLNHEYFQFLLSDKNTLTTVYEEDSKLIGFCVVTIKEIKDHPVMQDRKTAFMEGLCVQENYRCQGIGKQLFEDIKGRLKEKDISKLELMVWNFNESAINFYKNEGMKTRSEIMELSL